The window GCTACACTGGCTTGCAGAACAGGCATTGGCGTGGTCGGGGTTACCAGTCGTAACAGTGCGTCCGACGGTCTTTCTTGAGAGCTTCTTCCTGCGTCTCGCCGCTGCTGGCGTCCGGGACAATGACGAACTGGCGCTGCCGCTAGGTAACAGCAAGAGCTCACCGATCTCGGCGGTTGATGTAGCGCACGCCGTTTCCGTGATCCTAGACGACCCTACCTCGCACATTGATCAGGTTTACAATCTGACCGGATTTGAGTCGGCTGATCTGAACCACTACGCGCGCGTCTTTTCCGAGGCACTCGGACGACCAATCCGCTATCGTGACGTGCCGCTCTCCGCGTGGGTTGATACGCTTCGTCAGTTGGGGGTGCCAACACACCTCGTCAAACACCTCGCGGTGATGGCCGAACTTCACGCGCAGGGGCGGTACGACCGCATGACGGACGACCTATTCAAGCTCACTGGCAAGACGCCAACGAGCATGTACGACTTCGTGAAATTGCACGCTGCTGAATTTACGCGGAGTCAAGTCACGGCTTGAGGGGCTTTGTCGGTTCCTCTTACTGAGGTTATCAATTCCAACCAGAAAGGAGTTTTTGAATGCGCTCTGACATTGTTCCAGGGGCAGTCTTTCCCGACTACGAACTGCCCGACCACACCGCGAAACGTCGGAAGATCTCCGAGCTGCAAGGACAACATCCGATGGTTCTCGTCCTCAGCCGCGGAGGGTACTGCCCAAAGGATCGCCAACAGGCTGAAGGGCTAGTTCAACTCCATCGTGAGATCGAGGTTGGCTATTGCCGTCTGGTCACGATTAGCACCGACAACATCACGGAGACGAATGAATATCGCAGTGGCGTCGGTGCCCACTGGCCTTTCCTCTCCGACGCGGGACGCAAAATCCAAAAAGACCTCGACATCGCCGAATACACAGACCCTCTCCACAATCCCATGATCCCCTACACGATCGTCCTCGAGCCTGGTCTCGTCGTTTACAAGATCTACATGGGCTACTGGTTCTTTGGGCGACCCACTGTGGAAGAGCTGCGCCAGGATTTGCGCGCCGTTCTCAAGAAATGCCGACCGGACTGGGACATCACCACACCTGAACTGAAAGCGGCATGGCAGCAGGACCGCAAGGAACTCTTCTATCCGTACGGCAAAACCTATGCCCAATCGATCGGCGAACAGGATTAGAAATGGAATCAATGCCCGAAAAAATCAACCGTCAGCGCCGCCGCTTTTTGGGCACTGCGCTCATGGCCATTGCGACTACACAGTTAGCCCGATTCGGTTCTGCGATCGCCCAATCCAACAAAACACAACCAGCTGCTCTGTCCATGATGAAGTCGGGAACAAACAAGTCATTCAGCTCACTGAAGCAGATCGATGCGGATGTCTTGAATGTCGGATACGCTGAAGCGGGTCCCGCGAATGGTCGTCCGGTCATCCTCCTGCACGGATGGCCCTACGATATTTACAGCTATGTCGATGTCGCCCCTTTGTTAGCGTCAGCAGGATACCGGGTGATCATCCCGTACCTACGCGGTTATGGCACGACGCGCTTTCTTTCAAGCGAGACGTTTCGCAATGGACAGCAGTCAGCACTTGCATTCGATATCATTGCTTTGATGGATGCGCTTAAGATCGAGAAGGCAGTCATCGCTGGTTATGATTGGGGCGCACGCACCGCCAACATTGTTGCAGCGCTCTGGCCCGAACGCTGCAAGGCGCTTGTTTCCGTGAGTGGCTATTTGATCGGCAGCTTTAAAGCCAATAGAATGCCGCTGCCGCCACAGGCCGAACTCCAATGGTGGTATCAATTTTATTTCGCGACAGAACGCGGGCGCGCGGGTTATGAAAAATACCGCCGCGATTTCAACAAGCTGATCTGGCGACTTGCCTCACCAAAATGGAACTTTGATGACGCGACGTTCGACCGCAGCGCCACGTCCTTCAACAATCCGGATCACGTTGACATCGTCATCCACAACTACCGCTGGCGGCTTGGACTAGCCGAAGGCGAGTCGAAGTATGACGAGTTTGAGAAGCAACTCGCCATATTCCCCATGATCACCGTACCTACCATCACGCTGGAGAGTGATGCCAACGGCGCGCCGCATCCCGATCCCAGCTCCTATGCCAAGAAATTCTCGGGCAAATATTCGCACCGCACTATCAAAGGCGGCATCGGGCACAACTTGCCACAAGAAGCGCCACAGGAGTTTGCCAATGCCGTTGTCGAAGTTGACGGTTATTGATCGGGTTTAGCCTGAGCCGCGGGACGGACCATTTGCAGCAAAGAGAAAACACATGACCAAACCGAAAAAAGTACATTACAAAAACAAAACCCGCACTACAGGTACCTTCGTCATGCTCTTGCGACTTCTTGTCGTACTCTTTGCAGCAACGGTGCTGCTGGCACTGCCCATTCACATGCTGGCACAGCAATCCGCTCAGACTGGCGCACAAATTCAGGTCGAGGGGGAGGCGATCGCAACTCAAGACAACGCCATCCGCCCCTTTCGCGTCCACGTTCCGCAGGAGGCGATCGAAGACCTCCGCCGGCGCATTGCAGCCACCCGCTGGCCTGACAAGGAGACGGTCGCCGACCAGTCGCAGGGCGTGCAACTGGCGACAATGAAAGAGCTGGGGCGCTACTGGGGAACGAAGTACGACTGGCGGAAAGCCGAGGCGAAGCTGAATGCCTTACCGCAGTTCGTCACGAATATCGACGGTCTGGACATTCACTTTATCCACGTCCGCTCCAAACATCCGAACGCTTTGCCGTTGCTCATCACGCATGGCTGGCCCGGATCGGTCATTGAACAACTAAAGCTCATTGGCCCATTGACCGACCCAACGGCCTACAGAGGTCGGGTGGAGGACGCCTTTGACTTGGTCATCCCGTCGATTCCTGGCTACGGGTTCTCCGGCAAGCCGACGGGCACTGGTTGGGACCCAGATCGCATTGCGCGAGCCTGGGTGGAGCTAATGCGGCGCCTTGGGTACACCCGCTACGTTGCTCAGGGCGGTGACTGGGGCTCTCCTATTACTAGCGCGATGGCGCGCCAGGGACCAGCAGGATTACTCGGCATCCACATCAACTTGCCAGCAACGATACCGCCCGATGTAGCCCCGGTGCTCGCCAGCGGCGGACCTGCACCAGCAGGGCTATCCGAGAAGGAACGGGCAGCGTTCGACTCACTCGACACCTTCAATAAGAAAGAACGGGCCTAC of the Trichocoleus sp. FACHB-46 genome contains:
- a CDS encoding epoxide hydrolase family protein; translation: MTKPKKVHYKNKTRTTGTFVMLLRLLVVLFAATVLLALPIHMLAQQSAQTGAQIQVEGEAIATQDNAIRPFRVHVPQEAIEDLRRRIAATRWPDKETVADQSQGVQLATMKELGRYWGTKYDWRKAEAKLNALPQFVTNIDGLDIHFIHVRSKHPNALPLLITHGWPGSVIEQLKLIGPLTDPTAYRGRVEDAFDLVIPSIPGYGFSGKPTGTGWDPDRIARAWVELMRRLGYTRYVAQGGDWGSPITSAMARQGPAGLLGIHINLPATIPPDVAPVLASGGPAPAGLSEKERAAFDSLDTFNKKERAYAVIMGTRPQTIGYGITDSPIGLAAWLLGHPGFTQWTSSSDSAKSPTKDEVLDDITLYWLTNSAVSSARLYWENKTSLLNAIAQKTAEIWLPVAITVFPGEIYRAPETWSRRAYRNLIYFHEADRGGHFAAWEEPQLFSEEIRAAFKSLR
- a CDS encoding NmrA family NAD(P)-binding protein, with product MTMEESTHDSPILVTGAAGDIGAIGRNLTAMLIAKGHKVRALVRREDERGEALRQLGAEVVQGDLTDLASMHRAIAGVGRIYFGMSVSAAYLEATVNVAAVARHHGVKAFVNMSQMTVMQMSITETTDSPQHKLHWLAEQALAWSGLPVVTVRPTVFLESFFLRLAAAGVRDNDELALPLGNSKSSPISAVDVAHAVSVILDDPTSHIDQVYNLTGFESADLNHYARVFSEALGRPIRYRDVPLSAWVDTLRQLGVPTHLVKHLAVMAELHAQGRYDRMTDDLFKLTGKTPTSMYDFVKLHAAEFTRSQVTA
- a CDS encoding redoxin domain-containing protein, with product MRSDIVPGAVFPDYELPDHTAKRRKISELQGQHPMVLVLSRGGYCPKDRQQAEGLVQLHREIEVGYCRLVTISTDNITETNEYRSGVGAHWPFLSDAGRKIQKDLDIAEYTDPLHNPMIPYTIVLEPGLVVYKIYMGYWFFGRPTVEELRQDLRAVLKKCRPDWDITTPELKAAWQQDRKELFYPYGKTYAQSIGEQD
- a CDS encoding alpha/beta fold hydrolase translates to MESMPEKINRQRRRFLGTALMAIATTQLARFGSAIAQSNKTQPAALSMMKSGTNKSFSSLKQIDADVLNVGYAEAGPANGRPVILLHGWPYDIYSYVDVAPLLASAGYRVIIPYLRGYGTTRFLSSETFRNGQQSALAFDIIALMDALKIEKAVIAGYDWGARTANIVAALWPERCKALVSVSGYLIGSFKANRMPLPPQAELQWWYQFYFATERGRAGYEKYRRDFNKLIWRLASPKWNFDDATFDRSATSFNNPDHVDIVIHNYRWRLGLAEGESKYDEFEKQLAIFPMITVPTITLESDANGAPHPDPSSYAKKFSGKYSHRTIKGGIGHNLPQEAPQEFANAVVEVDGY